Proteins encoded together in one Deinococcus hopiensis KR-140 window:
- a CDS encoding TerC/Alx family metal homeostasis membrane protein yields MEQLFPWLFDLWLGKPTWMWAVFAALVAALLAFDLGVLNRRRSGWPQEISVPTSLRLSAFYITVALLFGGWVWATLGAGSGMAYLTGFALEKALALDNIFVISVIFGALAIPRHLQHRVLFWGILGVLVLRGVMIGLGAALVSSFDWVMWVFGAFLLFTGVKLLLNKGEEDHAPDLERHPTVRLVGRVIPISPKLDGERFLARLPDAAGRLRVHATPLLLALLLVETADLVFAVDSIPAIFAITQDPFIVYTSNIFAILGLRALYFALDALLHRFSALKPALALALVFIGAKIFYAQFYGKVPAAVSLSVTLAILGGGVLVSLWKMRGKGAAGLS; encoded by the coding sequence ATGGAGCAACTGTTTCCCTGGCTTTTCGACCTCTGGCTCGGCAAACCGACGTGGATGTGGGCGGTGTTTGCGGCGCTGGTGGCCGCGCTGCTGGCCTTTGACTTGGGCGTTCTGAACCGCCGCAGGAGTGGGTGGCCGCAGGAAATCAGCGTGCCCACCAGCCTGAGGCTCAGCGCCTTTTACATCACCGTGGCGCTGCTGTTCGGCGGCTGGGTGTGGGCCACGCTGGGTGCGGGCAGCGGCATGGCGTACCTGACTGGCTTTGCGTTGGAAAAAGCGCTGGCCCTCGACAACATCTTCGTGATCTCGGTGATTTTCGGCGCGCTCGCCATTCCGCGTCACCTTCAGCACCGGGTGCTGTTCTGGGGCATCCTGGGCGTGCTCGTGCTGCGCGGCGTGATGATCGGCCTGGGCGCAGCCCTGGTCAGTTCCTTCGACTGGGTGATGTGGGTGTTCGGGGCGTTCCTGCTGTTCACAGGCGTCAAGCTGCTGCTGAATAAGGGTGAGGAGGACCACGCCCCAGATCTGGAACGGCATCCCACCGTGCGGCTCGTGGGCCGCGTGATCCCCATCAGCCCGAAGCTTGACGGCGAGCGCTTTCTCGCCCGTCTGCCTGACGCCGCCGGACGGCTCCGCGTCCACGCCACGCCGCTCCTCCTCGCGCTCCTGCTGGTGGAAACCGCCGATCTGGTGTTTGCGGTGGATTCCATTCCAGCCATTTTCGCCATCACGCAAGACCCCTTCATCGTGTATACCAGCAATATCTTCGCCATCCTGGGCCTGCGCGCGCTGTACTTCGCGCTGGACGCCTTGCTTCACCGCTTCTCGGCCCTCAAGCCCGCGCTGGCGCTGGCGCTGGTCTTTATTGGGGCCAAGATTTTCTACGCGCAGTTCTACGGCAAGGTGCCTGCGGCGGTGAGCCTGTCGGTCACGCTCGCCATTCTGGGCGGGGGCGTGCTGGTCAGCTTGTGGAAGATGCGGGGCAAG
- a CDS encoding YIP1 family protein, with protein MSAPTPTQLQASFADMFGQSLAVLTRPSPATFERFERRGGLQQALTYVLLAAIVSAVVGAVFAPFHPGVTFFGQLISRLILVPLQFAVFTGAVYFVGRSLFRGTGTYPEVAYTFALFFVPLSILGSIIGIIPLLGWLVSFVISLVMIFFGYMAVQSSVNLKDSVSAAVTLVLAGVAQGAVTLILLKLF; from the coding sequence ATGAGCGCCCCCACTCCCACGCAACTGCAAGCGTCCTTCGCCGACATGTTTGGTCAGAGCCTCGCCGTGCTGACCCGGCCCAGCCCCGCCACCTTCGAGCGTTTCGAGCGCCGGGGTGGGCTGCAGCAGGCCCTGACCTACGTGCTGCTCGCGGCCATCGTATCGGCTGTGGTGGGGGCCGTGTTCGCGCCCTTTCACCCCGGCGTGACCTTTTTTGGCCAGCTGATCAGCCGCCTGATTCTGGTGCCCCTGCAGTTCGCGGTGTTTACGGGGGCCGTGTACTTCGTGGGCCGCAGCCTTTTCCGGGGCACCGGCACCTATCCGGAAGTGGCGTACACGTTCGCCCTGTTTTTCGTCCCGCTCAGCATTCTCGGCTCGATCATCGGCATTATTCCCCTGCTGGGTTGGCTGGTCAGTTTCGTGATCTCGCTCGTGATGATCTTCTTCGGGTATATGGCGGTGCAGTCCAGCGTGAACCTGAAAGACAGCGTGAGCGCCGCCGTGACGCTGGTGCTGGCGGGCGTGGCGCAGGGAGCCGTTACCCTGATCCTGCTTAAGCTGTTCTGA